A section of the Pseudomonas lini genome encodes:
- a CDS encoding cupin domain-containing protein, protein MDTGSRLKLVRESYKLSQRELARRSGVTNATISLIEQNRVSPSVSSLKKLLEGIPMSLADFFTFDQPPREHQYVFRANEQPDLGRHGLRLLLIGASVPSRQMRLLREQYAPGASSGEEPIVHSEGEECGLVTRGTVELTVDGQISVLNAGDGYYFPTTLPHRFRNIGADEAEIISANTPANF, encoded by the coding sequence ATGGACACGGGCTCACGACTCAAATTAGTACGCGAAAGCTACAAACTGTCCCAGCGCGAGCTGGCCCGGCGTAGCGGCGTCACCAATGCCACCATTTCCCTGATCGAACAGAATCGCGTCAGCCCCTCTGTCAGCTCCCTGAAAAAACTGCTCGAAGGCATCCCCATGTCCTTGGCGGACTTCTTCACCTTCGACCAACCGCCGCGTGAGCATCAATACGTGTTCCGCGCCAATGAACAACCAGATCTCGGGCGTCATGGGCTGCGGTTACTGCTGATTGGCGCTTCGGTACCGAGTCGGCAGATGCGACTTTTGCGCGAGCAATACGCGCCTGGGGCGAGTTCGGGGGAAGAGCCGATTGTGCACTCGGAAGGGGAGGAGTGTGGGCTGGTTACTCGTGGGACGGTTGAGCTCACCGTTGATGGTCAGATTAGTGTGCTGAATGCCGGGGATGGGTATTACTTTCCGACGACGCTGCCGCATCGGTTTCGCAATATTGGGGCGGATGAGGCTGAAATCATCAGCGCCAACACCCCGGCGAACTTCTGA
- a CDS encoding NAD(P)/FAD-dependent oxidoreductase — MKQTHVNSYYAATRNQIGDYPVLEELVECDVCVIGAGYTGLSSALFLSEAGYSVTVLEAAKVGFGASGRNGGQLVNSYSRDVDVIEEHYGDKTAEVLGSMIFEGADIIRSRIKEYDIKCDYRPGGIFAALNKKQLNGLAEQKSSWERYGNKNLRMLDAADIKREVGCDNYVGGLLDMQGGHVHPLNLALGEAAAIVSLGGKIYEQSAAVEITYGEPITVRTAKGVVRAKYLLIAGNAYLPQDLDNRVTRKSMPCGSQIVVTEPLSEQVARSLIKNNYCVEDCNYLLDYYRLTADNRLLYGGGVVYGAREPDDIEQLIKPKILKTFPQLKDVKIDYRWTGNFLLTMSRMPQFGRIEKNAYYMQGYSGHGVTCSHLAGKLISEMIRGDAERFDAFASLPHMPMLGGRTFQAPLTAMGAAYYALRDRFGI; from the coding sequence ATGAAACAGACTCATGTAAACAGCTACTACGCTGCGACTCGTAATCAGATCGGTGATTACCCGGTTCTTGAAGAATTGGTGGAGTGCGACGTCTGCGTGATCGGCGCCGGCTACACCGGTCTGTCCTCGGCGCTGTTCCTCAGCGAAGCGGGCTACAGCGTCACCGTACTGGAAGCCGCCAAAGTCGGCTTCGGCGCCAGCGGTCGCAACGGCGGCCAACTGGTCAATTCCTACAGCCGCGACGTCGATGTCATCGAAGAACACTACGGCGACAAAACCGCCGAAGTGCTCGGCAGCATGATCTTTGAAGGCGCCGACATCATCCGTTCGCGCATCAAAGAGTACGACATCAAATGCGACTACCGCCCCGGCGGCATCTTCGCTGCCCTAAACAAGAAACAACTCAACGGCCTGGCCGAGCAAAAGAGCAGTTGGGAGCGCTACGGCAACAAAAACCTGAGAATGCTCGACGCGGCTGACATCAAGCGCGAAGTCGGTTGCGACAACTACGTCGGCGGCCTGCTCGACATGCAGGGCGGTCACGTCCACCCGCTCAACCTGGCCCTCGGCGAAGCCGCCGCGATCGTCAGCCTGGGCGGCAAAATCTACGAACAATCCGCCGCCGTGGAAATCACCTACGGCGAACCGATCACCGTGCGCACCGCCAAAGGCGTGGTGCGGGCCAAGTACCTGTTGATCGCCGGCAACGCCTACCTGCCTCAAGATCTCGACAATCGGGTCACGCGCAAAAGCATGCCCTGCGGTTCGCAAATCGTCGTCACCGAGCCATTGTCCGAACAGGTTGCGCGCAGCCTGATCAAAAACAACTACTGCGTCGAAGATTGCAACTACCTGCTCGACTACTACCGCCTCACCGCCGACAACCGCCTGCTGTACGGCGGCGGCGTGGTCTACGGCGCTCGCGAGCCGGACGACATCGAACAACTGATCAAACCAAAAATCCTCAAGACTTTCCCGCAACTCAAAGACGTGAAAATCGACTACCGCTGGACCGGCAACTTCCTACTGACCATGTCACGCATGCCGCAATTCGGCCGCATCGAAAAAAACGCCTACTACATGCAAGGCTACAGCGGCCACGGCGTCACCTGCTCACACCTGGCCGGCAAACTCATCTCGGAAATGATCCGCGGCGACGCCGAACGCTTCGACGCCTTCGCCTCCCTGCCACACATGCCCATGCTCGGCGGCCGCACCTTCCAGGCCCCACTCACCGCCATGGGCGCCGCGTATTACGCGCTACGCGACCGGTTCGGCATCTAA
- a CDS encoding aldehyde dehydrogenase produces MTTMTNTRSDWEQRFQSLTLEGRAFIDGQYCPALSGDTFECISPVDGRFLANIASTDEADANAAVQVARRTFESGIWAKLPPAERKRILIRFADLILQNQEELALLETLDMGKPISDSMSIDIPATANAIRWSAEAIDKIYDEVAATPHDQLGLITREPAGVVAAIVPWNFPLIMASWKFAPALAAGNSFILKPSEKSPLTAIRIAQLALDAGIPKGVFNVLPGFGHTVGKALALHMDVDVLAFTGSTAIAKQLLIYAGQSNMKRVWLEAGGKSPNVVFADAPDLRAAAQAAAGAIAFNQGEVCTAGSRLLVERSIREQFIPLLVEALQAWKPGHALDPETTVGAVVDQRQLDNVLRYIQVGKDQGAQLIAGGNRTLEGTGGLYVEPAIFDGVTNAMTIAREEIFGPVLSLITFDTAEEALQIANDSIFGLAAGVWTSNLSKAHTFARGLRAGSVWVNQYDGGDMTAPFGGFKQSGNGRDKSLHAFDKYTELKATWIKL; encoded by the coding sequence ATCACAACCATGACAAACACTCGCAGCGACTGGGAACAACGCTTCCAGTCCCTCACACTAGAAGGCCGCGCATTCATCGACGGTCAATACTGCCCGGCACTCAGCGGCGATACCTTCGAATGCATCAGCCCGGTAGACGGCCGCTTTCTGGCGAACATCGCCAGCACCGACGAAGCCGACGCCAATGCCGCCGTACAGGTTGCACGCCGCACATTCGAATCCGGCATCTGGGCCAAACTGCCCCCGGCCGAGCGCAAGCGCATCCTGATTCGTTTCGCTGATCTGATTCTGCAAAACCAGGAAGAACTGGCGCTGCTGGAAACCCTGGACATGGGCAAACCGATCAGCGATTCCATGAGCATCGACATCCCGGCGACCGCCAACGCGATTCGCTGGAGCGCCGAGGCCATCGACAAAATCTACGACGAAGTCGCCGCCACGCCGCACGACCAATTGGGTCTCATCACCCGCGAACCAGCAGGCGTGGTCGCCGCCATCGTACCGTGGAATTTCCCGCTGATCATGGCCAGCTGGAAGTTCGCCCCGGCCCTCGCGGCGGGCAACTCGTTCATCCTCAAGCCTTCGGAAAAGTCACCGCTGACGGCCATTCGCATCGCGCAATTGGCCCTGGACGCCGGCATCCCCAAAGGCGTGTTCAACGTTCTGCCAGGCTTCGGTCACACCGTCGGCAAGGCGCTGGCGTTGCACATGGACGTTGACGTGCTGGCCTTCACCGGCTCCACCGCGATTGCCAAGCAACTGCTGATCTACGCCGGGCAAAGCAACATGAAACGCGTCTGGCTGGAAGCGGGCGGCAAGAGCCCGAACGTGGTGTTCGCCGACGCACCGGATCTGCGCGCGGCAGCACAAGCAGCGGCTGGTGCGATTGCTTTTAACCAGGGCGAAGTCTGCACCGCTGGCTCGCGCCTGCTGGTGGAGCGCTCGATTCGCGAGCAGTTCATTCCGTTGCTGGTGGAAGCACTGCAAGCCTGGAAACCGGGGCATGCCCTCGATCCTGAAACCACCGTCGGCGCGGTCGTCGATCAGCGCCAATTGGACAACGTGCTGCGTTACATCCAGGTCGGCAAAGACCAGGGCGCGCAACTGATCGCTGGCGGCAATCGTACCCTCGAAGGCACCGGTGGCCTGTACGTGGAACCAGCGATTTTCGACGGCGTGACCAATGCCATGACCATCGCCCGGGAAGAAATATTCGGCCCGGTGCTGTCGCTGATCACCTTCGACACCGCTGAAGAAGCCCTGCAGATCGCCAACGACAGCATCTTCGGTCTGGCCGCCGGCGTGTGGACCAGCAACCTCAGCAAGGCCCATACCTTCGCTCGTGGTTTGCGCGCCGGCAGCGTCTGGGTCAACCAGTACGACGGCGGCGACATGACCGCGCCGTTCGGCGGGTTCAAGCAGTCGGGTAACGGTCGGGACAAATCGCTGCACGCGTTCGACAAATACACCGAACTCAAAGCGACCTGGATCAAGCTTTAA
- a CDS encoding glutamine synthetase family protein, with protein MSVPLRAVQLNEANAFLKKYPEVLYVDLLIADMNGVVRGKRIERTSLHKVYEKGINLPASLFALDINGSTVESTGLGLDIGDSDRICFPIPNTLSIEPWQKRPTAQLLMTMHELEGQPFFADPREVLRQVVNKFDDMGLTICAAFELEFYLIDQDNVNGRPQSPRSPVSGKRPHSTQVYLIDDLDEYVDCLQDILEGAKEQGIPADAIVKESAPAQFEVNLHHVSDPIKACDYAVLLKRLVKNIAYDHEMDTTFMAKPYPGQAGNGLHVHISILDKEGNNIFASEDPEQNAALRHAIGGVLETLPAQMAFLCPNVNSYRRFGAQFYVPNSPSWGIDNRTVAVRVPTGSADAVRIEHRVAGADANPYLLMASVLAGIHHGLTNEIEPGSPVEGNSYEQNEQSLPNNLRDALRELDDSEVMARYIDPMYIDVFVACKESELAEFENSISDLEYNWYLHTV; from the coding sequence ATGTCGGTCCCTCTGCGTGCCGTTCAACTCAACGAAGCAAACGCATTCCTTAAGAAATATCCTGAGGTTTTGTACGTCGACCTTCTGATTGCGGATATGAACGGTGTGGTGCGCGGCAAGCGCATCGAACGCACCAGTCTTCATAAGGTTTACGAAAAAGGCATCAACCTCCCGGCGTCACTGTTTGCCCTGGACATCAACGGTTCTACGGTGGAAAGCACCGGCCTGGGTCTGGACATCGGCGACTCGGATCGAATCTGCTTCCCCATCCCCAATACCCTCAGCATCGAACCCTGGCAGAAGCGCCCGACCGCGCAACTGTTAATGACCATGCACGAACTCGAAGGCCAGCCGTTCTTCGCTGACCCGCGTGAAGTGTTGCGCCAGGTGGTGAACAAGTTCGATGACATGGGCCTGACCATTTGCGCAGCCTTCGAACTCGAGTTTTATCTGATCGACCAGGACAACGTGAACGGTCGTCCGCAGTCGCCACGCTCGCCGGTGTCCGGCAAACGTCCGCACTCGACTCAGGTGTATCTGATCGACGATCTGGATGAATACGTCGATTGCCTGCAAGACATCCTCGAAGGCGCGAAAGAGCAGGGCATTCCTGCCGACGCCATCGTCAAGGAAAGCGCCCCGGCGCAATTCGAAGTGAACCTGCATCACGTCTCCGACCCTATAAAGGCCTGCGACTACGCGGTGTTGCTTAAGCGTCTGGTGAAGAACATCGCCTACGACCACGAGATGGACACCACCTTCATGGCCAAGCCGTATCCGGGCCAGGCGGGCAATGGTTTGCACGTGCACATTTCGATTCTCGACAAAGAAGGCAACAACATCTTTGCCAGCGAGGATCCCGAGCAGAACGCCGCACTGCGTCACGCGATCGGCGGTGTGCTCGAGACCCTGCCGGCGCAGATGGCGTTCCTCTGTCCGAACGTCAACTCGTACCGCCGTTTCGGCGCGCAGTTCTACGTGCCGAACTCGCCAAGCTGGGGCATCGATAACCGTACCGTGGCAGTACGTGTGCCCACCGGTTCGGCGGATGCCGTGCGCATCGAACACCGCGTTGCAGGCGCCGACGCCAACCCGTATCTGTTGATGGCGTCGGTGCTGGCCGGTATTCACCACGGCCTGACCAACGAAATCGAACCGGGCTCCCCGGTGGAAGGCAACAGCTACGAGCAGAACGAGCAAAGCCTGCCGAACAACCTGCGCGATGCTTTGCGTGAGCTGGACGACAGCGAAGTCATGGCGCGCTACATCGACCCGATGTACATCGACGTATTCGTGGCGTGCAAGGAAAGTGAGCTGGCCGAGTTCGAAAACTCCATCTCGGACCTTGAGTACAACTGGTATTTGCATACGGTTTGA
- a CDS encoding gamma-glutamyl-gamma-aminobutyrate hydrolase family protein: protein MAFKPLIGVTACVKQIGLHPYHVSGDKYLRAVSVAALGLPVVIPSLGDLTEIDDLLAQLDGLLLTGSPSNVEPFHYQGPASAPGTDHDPQRDATTLPLLRAAIAAGVPVLGICRGFQEMNVAFGGSLHQKLHELPGMLDHREADHPDLAVQYAPAHVVNVQRGGVFEALDLPQVFQVNSIHSQGIDRLAPGLRAEAIAPDGLVEAISVEHSKAFAVGVQWHPEWQVLSNPPYLSIFQAFGEACRQRAELRNTR from the coding sequence ATGGCATTCAAGCCATTGATCGGTGTTACTGCGTGCGTCAAACAGATTGGCCTGCACCCCTATCACGTCAGCGGCGACAAGTATTTGCGTGCTGTCAGCGTCGCGGCTTTGGGGTTGCCAGTGGTCATTCCTTCCTTAGGCGATCTGACCGAAATCGATGACCTGCTCGCGCAGCTCGACGGTCTGTTGCTGACCGGCTCGCCATCAAATGTGGAACCCTTCCACTATCAAGGCCCGGCCAGTGCCCCCGGTACGGATCACGATCCGCAACGGGACGCCACCACCCTGCCCTTACTGCGCGCAGCCATCGCCGCCGGTGTGCCGGTGCTTGGCATCTGCCGGGGCTTTCAGGAAATGAACGTGGCGTTCGGCGGCAGCCTGCATCAGAAGCTGCATGAGCTGCCCGGCATGCTTGATCACCGCGAAGCGGATCATCCGGACCTGGCCGTGCAGTACGCGCCTGCTCATGTGGTGAATGTGCAGCGGGGTGGCGTGTTTGAAGCGCTGGATTTGCCGCAGGTGTTCCAGGTCAATTCGATTCACAGCCAAGGCATCGACCGGCTCGCTCCCGGCCTGCGCGCTGAAGCTATCGCACCGGATGGTTTGGTCGAGGCGATTTCGGTCGAGCACAGCAAGGCCTTCGCCGTCGGCGTGCAATGGCACCCGGAGTGGCAGGTGCTTTCGAATCCGCCCTACTTGAGTATTTTCCAGGCGTTTGGCGAAGCGTGCCGGCAACGGGCGGAGCTGCGTAATACGCGCTGA
- the potA gene encoding polyamine ABC transporter ATP-binding protein: MANASSIYRKALEGHQAPKKVLVKVDRVTKKFDETTAVDDVSLEIHQGEIFALLGGSGSGKSTLLRMLAGFERPTEGRILLDGVDITDMPPYERPINMMFQSYALFPHMTVAQNIAFGLKQDRLPASEIDARVEEMLRLVHMTQYAKRKPHQLSGGQRQRVALARSLAKRPKLLLLDEPMGALDKKLRSQMQLELVEIIERVGVTCVMVTHDQEEAMTMAERIAIMHLGWIAQIGSPVDIYEAPVSRMVCEFIGNVNAFDGTVVEDLEGHAIIHSPDLQQKIYVGHGVSTSVQDKSITYAIRPEKMLVSTLKPETRYNWSEGKVHDIAYLGGHSVFYVELPGGKIVQSFMANAERRGARPTWDDQVYVWWEDDSGVVLRS, translated from the coding sequence ATGGCAAACGCCTCCAGCATTTACAGGAAGGCTCTTGAAGGTCACCAGGCACCAAAAAAGGTGTTGGTGAAAGTCGACCGCGTCACCAAGAAATTCGACGAAACTACCGCCGTGGACGATGTGTCCCTGGAGATCCATCAAGGCGAAATCTTCGCCCTGCTCGGCGGTTCCGGCTCGGGTAAATCGACGCTGCTGCGCATGCTCGCCGGCTTCGAGCGCCCGACCGAAGGGCGGATTTTGCTCGATGGGGTCGACATCACCGACATGCCGCCGTACGAACGGCCGATCAACATGATGTTCCAGTCCTACGCATTGTTCCCGCACATGACGGTGGCACAGAACATCGCCTTCGGCCTCAAGCAGGACCGTTTGCCCGCCAGCGAAATCGACGCCCGTGTCGAAGAAATGCTGCGGCTGGTGCACATGACCCAGTACGCCAAACGCAAGCCGCATCAGTTGTCCGGCGGCCAGCGCCAGCGTGTGGCACTGGCGCGCTCGCTAGCCAAGCGACCGAAGCTGCTGTTGCTCGACGAACCGATGGGCGCACTGGATAAAAAGCTGCGCTCGCAGATGCAACTGGAGCTGGTGGAAATCATCGAACGGGTCGGAGTGACTTGCGTGATGGTGACCCACGATCAGGAAGAAGCCATGACCATGGCCGAACGCATCGCGATCATGCACCTCGGCTGGATCGCCCAGATCGGCAGCCCGGTCGACATCTATGAAGCGCCGGTCAGCCGCATGGTCTGTGAGTTCATCGGCAACGTGAACGCTTTCGACGGCACCGTGGTCGAGGATCTGGAAGGTCACGCGATCATTCACAGCCCGGATCTGCAACAGAAGATCTACGTCGGCCACGGCGTGAGTACGTCGGTGCAGGACAAGTCGATCACCTACGCCATTCGCCCGGAAAAAATGCTGGTCAGCACCCTCAAGCCCGAGACTCGCTACAACTGGTCCGAGGGCAAGGTGCATGACATCGCTTACCTCGGCGGCCACTCAGTGTTTTACGTGGAATTGCCCGGCGGCAAGATCGTCCAGTCGTTCATGGCCAACGCCGAACGCCGTGGCGCGCGCCCGACCTGGGACGATCAGGTCTACGTGTGGTGGGAAGACGACAGCGGCGTGGTACTGCGCTCATGA
- a CDS encoding ABC transporter permease subunit produces MPSGRKLVIGIPFLWLCLFFLLPFFLVMKISFSEAALAIPPYSEIYTFAEQKFQMLLNLGNYSLLTEDELYISAYFGSLKVAFLSTLMCLVIGFPMAYAITKANKETQNVLLLLIMMPTWTAILIRVYAWMGILSNNGLLNAFLMWTGLTSQPIEILNTNTAVYIGVVYAYLPFMVLPLYANLVKHDQSLLEAASDLGSSNFNNFWKITVPLAKNGIIAGCMLVFIPVVGEFVIPELLGGPETLMIGRVLWQEFFNNRDWPVASALAVVMLAILIVPILLFNRSQAKEMEGRG; encoded by the coding sequence GTGCCCAGCGGCCGCAAACTGGTCATCGGCATTCCGTTCCTGTGGTTGTGCCTGTTTTTCCTGTTGCCGTTCTTCCTGGTGATGAAGATCAGCTTCTCGGAAGCGGCCCTGGCCATTCCTCCCTACTCCGAGATTTACACCTTCGCCGAGCAGAAATTTCAGATGCTGCTGAACCTCGGCAACTACTCGCTGCTGACCGAAGATGAGCTGTACATCTCGGCCTATTTTGGCTCATTGAAGGTCGCGTTTTTAAGCACGCTGATGTGCCTGGTGATCGGTTTCCCGATGGCCTACGCAATCACCAAGGCCAACAAGGAAACGCAGAACGTTTTGCTGCTGCTGATCATGATGCCAACCTGGACCGCGATCCTGATCCGCGTCTATGCGTGGATGGGCATCCTCAGCAACAACGGTTTGCTCAATGCGTTCCTGATGTGGACCGGGCTGACGTCGCAGCCGATCGAGATCCTCAACACCAACACGGCGGTGTACATCGGCGTGGTCTATGCCTACCTGCCGTTCATGGTGTTGCCGCTGTACGCCAACCTCGTCAAGCACGATCAAAGCCTGCTGGAAGCCGCGTCGGACCTGGGTTCGAGCAACTTCAACAACTTCTGGAAAATCACCGTGCCGCTGGCCAAGAACGGGATCATTGCAGGCTGCATGCTGGTGTTCATTCCAGTGGTCGGTGAGTTCGTGATTCCAGAACTGTTGGGCGGCCCGGAAACCCTGATGATCGGACGCGTGCTGTGGCAGGAGTTCTTCAACAACCGCGACTGGCCGGTGGCGTCCGCCCTGGCGGTGGTGATGCTGGCGATCCTGATTGTGCCGATTCTGCTGTTCAACCGCAGCCAGGCCAAAGAGATGGAGGGACGGGGATGA
- a CDS encoding ABC transporter permease subunit has protein sequence MKRFGFSKFMLIFGLSFIYLPMLILVIYSFNASKLVTVWGGWSVKWYVGLLDNSQLMGSVVRSLEIACYTAIAAVALGTLAAFVLTRVTRFKGRTLFGGLVTAPLVMPEVITGLSLLLLFVAMAQLIGWPQERGLVTIWIAHTTFCAAYVAVVVSARLRELDLSIEEAAMDLGARPLKVFFLITIPMIAPSLAAGGMMSFALSLDDLVLASFVSGPGSTTLPMEVFSAVRLGVKPEINAVASLILLAVSIVTFMVWYFSRKAEATRKRAIQEAMDQTASESWQQPKNQRVEATA, from the coding sequence ATGAAACGCTTCGGATTTTCAAAGTTCATGCTGATTTTCGGCCTGTCGTTTATCTACCTGCCGATGCTGATTCTGGTGATCTACTCGTTCAACGCCTCGAAACTGGTGACGGTGTGGGGCGGCTGGTCGGTGAAGTGGTACGTCGGTCTACTCGACAACTCGCAACTGATGGGCTCGGTGGTGCGCTCCCTGGAAATCGCCTGCTACACCGCGATTGCCGCCGTGGCATTGGGCACCCTCGCCGCTTTCGTGCTCACCCGCGTTACGCGTTTCAAGGGGCGTACGCTGTTTGGTGGTTTGGTGACGGCGCCATTGGTGATGCCGGAAGTGATTACCGGTCTGTCGTTGTTGCTGCTGTTCGTGGCCATGGCGCAATTGATCGGCTGGCCGCAGGAGCGTGGCTTGGTGACGATCTGGATCGCCCACACCACGTTCTGCGCAGCGTATGTGGCGGTGGTTGTATCGGCGCGCTTGCGTGAGCTGGACCTGTCGATTGAAGAAGCGGCCATGGACTTGGGTGCGCGTCCGCTCAAGGTGTTCTTTCTGATCACCATTCCGATGATCGCGCCGTCACTGGCGGCGGGCGGCATGATGTCGTTTGCCTTGTCGCTGGATGATCTGGTGTTGGCGAGTTTCGTCTCTGGCCCGGGCTCCACGACGTTGCCGATGGAAGTGTTCTCGGCGGTGCGCCTGGGTGTGAAGCCTGAGATCAATGCCGTGGCCAGTCTGATTCTGCTGGCGGTATCGATCGTCACGTTCATGGTCTGGTACTTCAGCCGCAAGGCCGAAGCCACCCGCAAACGGGCGATCCAGGAAGCGATGGACCAGACTGCCAGCGAGTCGTGGCAGCAGCCGAAAAACCAGCGAGTCGAAGCGACGGCTTAG
- a CDS encoding polyamine ABC transporter substrate-binding protein, translating to MKMFGRTLLTLSLLGAMATGVQANDKVLRVYNWSDYIAPDTVKKFEDETGIRVTYDVFDSNETLEARLLAGKSGYDIVVPSNSFLAKQIKAGVYQPLDKSKLPNWKNLNPVLLKNASASDPDNGHAFPYMWGSIGIGYNPAKVKEVLGTDAPVNSWDLLFKPENAAKLKACGISFLDSPTEMLPAALHYLSYPVNSQDKAQIVEAETLFMKIRPSVAYFHSSKYISDLANGNICVAVGYSGDVLQAKEAGDKVKIEYSIPKEGAGSFYDMVAIPRDAANVDNAYLFMNFLMRPDIIAEVTNSVGYSNANAAATPLVDEAIRDDPGSYPPQAVMATLYAIPDMPIGIQRVMTRGWTRVKLGK from the coding sequence ATGAAAATGTTTGGCAGGACTCTGCTGACACTGTCCTTATTGGGCGCGATGGCTACCGGCGTCCAGGCCAATGACAAGGTATTGCGCGTCTACAACTGGTCGGATTACATCGCCCCGGACACGGTCAAGAAGTTTGAAGACGAGACCGGCATTCGCGTGACCTACGATGTGTTCGACAGTAACGAAACCCTTGAAGCACGCTTGCTGGCCGGTAAATCCGGTTATGACATTGTGGTGCCGTCCAACAGTTTCCTGGCCAAGCAGATCAAGGCTGGCGTCTATCAGCCGCTGGACAAATCCAAGCTGCCGAACTGGAAAAATCTTAATCCGGTGCTGTTGAAAAACGCTTCTGCCAGCGATCCTGACAATGGCCACGCTTTCCCGTACATGTGGGGTTCGATCGGCATCGGTTACAACCCGGCCAAGGTCAAGGAAGTGCTGGGCACTGATGCCCCGGTGAACTCCTGGGATTTGCTGTTCAAACCGGAAAACGCTGCGAAGCTGAAAGCCTGCGGTATCAGCTTTCTTGATTCGCCGACAGAAATGCTCCCGGCCGCCCTGCACTATCTGAGCTATCCGGTGAACTCCCAGGACAAGGCGCAGATCGTTGAAGCCGAAACGCTGTTCATGAAAATTCGCCCGTCGGTGGCTTACTTCCATTCGTCGAAATACATCTCCGACCTGGCCAACGGCAACATCTGCGTCGCCGTCGGTTACTCCGGCGACGTGCTGCAAGCCAAGGAAGCCGGCGACAAGGTGAAGATCGAGTACAGCATCCCGAAAGAAGGCGCCGGCAGCTTTTACGACATGGTCGCCATCCCACGGGACGCGGCCAACGTCGACAACGCTTACCTGTTCATGAACTTCCTGATGCGCCCGGACATCATCGCCGAAGTCACCAACAGCGTTGGCTACAGCAACGCCAATGCGGCGGCCACGCCACTGGTGGATGAAGCGATTCGCGACGACCCGGGGTCGTATCCGCCGCAAGCGGTGATGGCGACGCTGTACGCCATTCCAGATATGCCGATCGGTATTCAGCGGGTGATGACCCGGGGCTGGACGCGGGTGAAGCTGGGTAAGTGA
- the thpR gene encoding RNA 2',3'-cyclic phosphodiesterase codes for MSDENRVPFKRLFFALNCAPEQRRAIAQWRNALGLNVGRPVPAENFHLTLLFLGTVGMAQIAGVCEAAANVQMPGMPLTVVLDRLEVWRRSGVLLLAPEQAEPPLLRLVYALEQAMLPFGFEDTRREFRPHLTLMRDYRAPAPESATPPEFFLRADRFTLFESHKGRYRALAEWPLVSA; via the coding sequence ATGAGCGATGAAAATCGTGTGCCGTTCAAACGGCTGTTCTTCGCCCTGAACTGCGCCCCCGAACAACGCCGGGCCATCGCCCAATGGCGCAACGCGCTGGGGCTCAACGTCGGGCGCCCGGTACCGGCGGAAAACTTTCACCTGACGCTGCTGTTTCTCGGTACGGTGGGGATGGCGCAGATAGCGGGCGTCTGCGAGGCCGCCGCCAATGTCCAGATGCCCGGCATGCCGTTGACGGTTGTGCTTGATCGACTGGAAGTCTGGCGTCGCTCCGGGGTTTTGTTGCTGGCGCCCGAGCAGGCAGAACCGCCGTTGCTGCGGTTGGTGTATGCGCTGGAGCAAGCCATGTTGCCGTTCGGCTTCGAGGACACCCGTCGGGAATTTCGCCCGCATTTAACCCTCATGCGCGACTACCGGGCTCCAGCCCCCGAATCTGCGACGCCGCCAGAGTTTTTCCTGCGCGCTGACCGCTTCACCTTGTTCGAGTCCCATAAAGGCCGCTACCGGGCACTGGCCGAATGGCCGCTGGTCTCTGCATAA
- a CDS encoding DUF1428 domain-containing protein, translated as MAYVDGCVFAVPTANREKFKQHAQSAAAIFKENGAISLAECWGDDVPDGKVTSFPMAVKLKEDETVVFSWIVWPDKTTRDAGMAKLMSDPRMQPDVNPMPFDGQRMIFGGFEMIVKA; from the coding sequence ATGGCTTACGTTGATGGCTGCGTCTTTGCGGTGCCCACCGCCAACCGCGAAAAATTCAAGCAACACGCCCAATCCGCTGCCGCAATCTTCAAGGAAAACGGCGCAATCAGCCTCGCCGAATGCTGGGGCGACGATGTCCCTGATGGCAAAGTGACCTCATTTCCCATGGCGGTAAAACTCAAGGAAGACGAAACCGTGGTGTTTTCCTGGATCGTCTGGCCCGACAAGACCACCCGTGACGCCGGAATGGCGAAACTCATGAGCGATCCGCGGATGCAACCCGACGTCAATCCAATGCCGTTTGACGGTCAGCGCATGATTTTTGGCGGTTTCGAAATGATCGTGAAAGCCTGA